The Plasmodium gaboni strain SY75 chromosome 9, whole genome shotgun sequence DNA segment GTTACGCCTGTCAACAGGTACTTCTTGTGGAACGAGAAGAAACTCGAAGGCGATTTTGATTTTCCTTTACGCATCttacaataaaaaaactaaaaagaaaaaaaataaaaataaaaataaaatattaaatattaaatattaaatatattatatatatatatatatattatatgtatattatatgaccactaactttaaaaaattcaCAACAAATACaagggaaaaaaaataaaaaaataaaatatatatatatatataaacatattaatacaacatccataaaataatatcacatatatatatattatatttatatgtaattattttcaGTTTTGAATTTCAATATATCCATTTctctattttttttttattcatacatatatactttttttttcatatttaaaatacaaaatgacatataaatcatatataaataatatgtatatttttaaattgtattccttttattatattttccatttttttctttatgAATTTTATAAACTTAATTAcaatgtaaaaaaataaaatacaaaaaaaaaataaaataaaataaaaataaaaataaaaataaaaaaaaaaaaacaaaaaataaataaaacacCACTTTACAATTTATTAGTTGCATgctttattttttatatacacatTGTTGTTTTACTAcatttctttatattatttctatatttttattttattttattttatttttttttttttcttaatttcTCATCCATACATTATGTCCTTTTCTTAAACATGTGTACGAATTtggatatataaatatatatatatagaaatatatagaaatatgaataaataaatatataaacaaaaataaacttacatatatatatatatatatatatatatacatgtttacatatatatagaCATGCAACCAGTTTTTATAAATCctttcattttattattattttttttttttttttttaaatgcTTATTTTCCTACCTTGGTAAACATTTTACAAATGTTATActcttatatttttttttttttttttttttttttaattaaaagtaaaaaaaattaaattaaattaaattaaattaaaaaaataaataaaaaaaaaaaaaaaaaaatagacatatattatgtcgacataaacataatttgtataaaaatcttaatttaaaaaaatttaaaacaTAAGAACAACATAAACATAAGAAggtaataaataaataaatatatttatatataaaacaatattcttttttttatttttactatTATTACGTATTTGTAACCATTTATAGAATTACATcacaataaaaaatatatatctataaatgtaaatatatattttattttattaaaaaaaaagaataacTGTAGAAGCAGAACCTACttgtaaataataataaagatacaacaaaaaacaacaacaaaaaaaaaaaaaaaaaatttaaatttacgttcaaaaattaaaagacCAATTTAGTAAGTGATaaagaatttaaaaaaaaagaaaagaattaatagataaatgaatacatacatacatacatacatatatatatatatatatatatatattccgtatgtatatataattagAATATTCTccttttaaaaaataaattactaatatgaaaagttataaaaaaatttacaagcacttaacatatataataatttacaaatatattcataagTTACTAATACAATATAGGCAAGCAGGTTCTTAAATTTTAATgacaataaaaataaaaaaattataaaaacatatacatatatatatatatatatatatagaatagaatatatatatcaatattaatacatataacaAACTCAAGAGTTTTACTCATaatgatttttatttacatttcataatattaattaagagttaattatatttaaatttaatttaacatatatattcaaaacATATTTCCTCTTAGATATGAAGaaacataattataaataaaataattacatcatatataaatatattaagagatatataatatataaacttataaatattgacagtaaatttatacatatatatatatattatatataatatattaataatattatatttaagaaaaaaattaaaataatattataaatatattaagaGTGTGCccttaatatatatgatttaattatataatatattaaaaaaaaaatatattatatatatatattaatataatatatatgtattatatattatatataatgttttcatttatttatatctaaAACTCTTTAGTATATGCTTTTCTAATTTGGTATGTATttaacattatatatattattcatatatttttttatttacaaaatattaaaaagaataatatatatatatatatatatatataaataatacataatataGAATATAGGTAAAGGcacatttatatatacattatatatacattatatatataatatatatattatatatatatataaaagaagTATCAAATTCAATTAAATTTTTCCCACAGAGgaattaaaataattcatCATTAAATGGgaaaaaatacataaatatatatatatatatatatatatatatatatatataatttataaaaatatatatttgttatattttttttgaatattaaaataaataaattattttacatataatacaattaaaagaatatttatttatttattttttttttttttttttttgtcctataattttatatactatatataatatatataaatatttatacatatttattatacCAATATgtgtaaaaaaaaaaaataattatatattattaggacaaaaacaaaaaatatataaatatatataaaaatatatatataattatataatcatatatatataattatataatcatatatataatatgttacAATAATGTGCATATGTATTTAACCTGTTAACAATAAAAGTGCAAATTAATAAATGCTgaaaaatagaaatatttataaacaataatggttcattatatattttttttcaaataatacatatatgaatacatactattttatatgataccttttatataaataaatgaataaatatatatatatatatatatagttatGAACAATTCAggaaatattataaatgttaataaaatttcgcaaaatatatgaataattcagaaaattcaaaaaaaaaaaaaaaaaaaaaaaacagccaaacaaataataataataaaataaaatatacgtattatattattttcatttaaatatgaGTGAATCCAATTATGTAAGTCACaaattcataaaaaattatgatgaGTTAACTGCCCAAAATCCCCATGCAAgtgtaatatatatttttaaagaCTGAACATAATTGttattagaaaaaaaaaaaaaaaaaaagaagtatacatatatgtatatgtgtGCATTTCTCTTTGTGTACATAGTTAGGAGTTGCaacataaaatatgaatgaataaatgaatgaatgaatgaataaataaataaaatataaataaatatatatatatatatatataatatacattttgaagccattcataatttttgctataagaaaatgtaatatttaattattcTTATTGTCTCTATAGGATCCAAGATTTTTACAAGTAAATCAATATAATCACTGTGCTTACAGATACACTTTGTTTTGTCGATGTGCAAGGGAATTAGGTGAAGATCACCCACGGTGCAAGTATGTACaacattaaataaataaatatatatatatatatatatatatatatatatatatttttacatgtgtatatattttttatgtcATCCTGTAGGTTTCAATATTATCGTTCACAAATTGCCTGTACTGCAGAACAACTTGAAGACTGGGATGACAATAGGCAAAAAGGtaatcaaaaaaaaaaaaaaaaaaaaaaaaaaatatacatacacatacatacatatatatatgtgtgaTCTTAAAATAGTGCCACCAtatatccttttttattccttatttcattattttaaCATAGGAACATGCGCAATGGATACATTACCTGACCGATTAACTGCTCACTTAAgacaataaaaataattaaaaaaaaaaaaaaaaaaaatcatagaaaaaacaaattaagAATTAATCGCCTTtaacttttatatatattatctttttaaataaaattaaaatatattttttaataactttaattttttttttttgtatactaaaaatatgttttttgttaatatataattatatttgttatatatatatatatNNNNNNNNNNNNNNNNNNNNNNNNNNNNNNNNNNNNNNNNNNNNNNNNNNNNNNNNNNNNNNNNNNNNNNNNNNNNNNNNNNNNNNNNNNNNNNNNNNNNtttttttttttatttttttttttttttttttttttttttacataaaCTTTTTGTCCTTGTGATTTCAAAATGGCCTTTTCCACTTTAAGCATATGCTCAGCTTTTTGTTTTTCCTCAGAATTCAATTTActtaataattctttttccctttttaattttctataccacaaaaaaaaaaaaaaaaaaaaaaaaaaatacatataaatgtataaatatatatatatatatttttactGTTCATGGTTTActttgtatttttttttatttgaattatttttggaatttttttttttgtagCTTTATTTAAATCTGGGATATTTCCTATAACCAAGTCTTCGTCCTTATCATTTTGATTAATCTTAGAAAGAGAAAcgtttatatatatatatatataattagTATAATTGTAATGTTATAAAGacataaaatatgtaaatatatataattatatatattgttcactttattttatttaattaatataatataaatatatcaacATAGTCGtaagatatattatatatgctatatatgtttatttaaaatatcacatttttgttcatacctttttttttttgattttatttttgacTTTTAAAAAAGCTTTGGATTGTTTgttgtttttatatttttcgTTTATTTGAGacatattttaattataaatttttaaaaaagaaaaaagagtaataaaaaaataataaatgaatatttttagtAAGCTTTTCTCCTTTctgttcttttttttatttattatttaataagatgcgattttatatatatatataaaaatatatatatgtattgtatatatattaagataatattatgtgaaaaaaaaaaaattactttttattttatatattaatatataatgtcATTTTAGTTTTCCTCATGCTTaacaacaacaaaaaaaaataaaaaataaataaataaatatatatatatatatatatgtatataatataatattataataaaagggtgttatttt contains these protein-coding regions:
- a CDS encoding putative cytochrome c oxidase subunit 6B (transcript variant 1; alternatively spliced), whose amino-acid sequence is MSESNYVSHKFIKNYDELTAQNPHASDPRFLQVNQYNHCAYRYTLFCRCARELGEDHPRCKFQYYRSQIACTAEQLEDWDDNRQKGTCAMDTLPDRLTAHLRQ
- a CDS encoding putative cytochrome c oxidase subunit 6B (transcript variant 2; alternatively spliced), translated to MSESNYDPRFLQVNQYNHCAYRYTLFCRCARELGEDHPRCKFQYYRSQIACTAEQLEDWDDNRQKGTCAMDTLPDRLTAHLRQ
- a CDS encoding hypothetical protein (conserved Plasmodium protein, unknown function), which encodes MSQINEKYKNNKQSKAFLKVKNKIKKKKINQNDKDEDLVIGNIPDLNKATKKKIPKIIQIKKNTKKLKREKELLSKLNSEEKQKAEHMLKVEKAILKSQGQKVY